One Dokdonia sp. Dokd-P16 genomic window carries:
- a CDS encoding PepSY-associated TM helix domain-containing protein has product MKNKKINQWLWKWHVIAGLIATPFIILLAITGGIYLFKDKYEKPHKERITVVTPSNYRYSYEEQRKTADAILGKPHNAMIVTSSDSLATEFVSGRFGHKKSVFINPYTNTQTGMIAASDGLMYKVRKLHGELLIGTPGTLAIELIASWMVVLLITGIFIWWPTRGFKLQGFFIPRWKQGKQVLLRDIHAIVAFWISGLLLLVLAGAFPWTNIVGKNFKTIQEITDTGFPTSWHGIGVGKPSSDKTIALDLMVEKAATLPLEGTITLDFPKGPAGVYSVGNTYYQELEKQQKFHFNQYTGEELLAQQWSDVGILMRGRMWVMAFHQGQFGPWNWYLMLGVALFLIASSIAAILSYFSKKPKNKWILPKTPKNFNPSRFVIGLIILLGILFPLFGLSVLLILILQKIKVIRN; this is encoded by the coding sequence ATGAAAAATAAAAAAATAAATCAGTGGTTATGGAAATGGCACGTCATTGCAGGACTTATAGCCACTCCTTTTATAATACTCCTAGCCATTACTGGAGGTATTTACTTATTTAAGGATAAGTATGAAAAGCCACATAAGGAGCGTATTACTGTAGTTACTCCTAGTAATTATCGCTATAGTTACGAAGAGCAACGCAAAACGGCAGATGCTATTTTAGGTAAACCACATAACGCTATGATAGTAACATCTAGTGACTCTCTAGCAACGGAATTTGTTTCTGGTAGATTTGGTCATAAAAAAAGTGTTTTTATAAACCCTTATACCAATACACAAACTGGAATGATTGCTGCTAGTGATGGATTGATGTACAAGGTGCGCAAACTACACGGAGAGTTACTTATAGGAACTCCAGGCACACTTGCAATTGAGCTTATTGCAAGCTGGATGGTTGTTCTACTCATTACGGGTATTTTTATATGGTGGCCTACTCGGGGATTTAAATTACAAGGTTTTTTCATCCCAAGATGGAAGCAAGGAAAACAAGTATTATTGAGAGATATACATGCTATTGTAGCCTTTTGGATCTCAGGACTTTTACTACTAGTATTGGCAGGTGCTTTTCCTTGGACAAATATTGTGGGGAAAAACTTCAAAACCATTCAAGAAATTACAGATACAGGATTTCCTACCTCTTGGCATGGTATAGGTGTGGGTAAACCTTCTAGTGATAAAACAATAGCACTTGATCTTATGGTAGAAAAAGCTGCTACGCTTCCACTGGAGGGTACTATAACCCTTGATTTCCCTAAAGGTCCTGCAGGTGTTTACAGTGTGGGTAATACTTATTATCAAGAGTTAGAAAAACAGCAGAAATTTCATTTTAATCAATATACAGGTGAAGAGCTCCTAGCGCAGCAATGGAGTGATGTGGGTATTTTAATGCGCGGCCGTATGTGGGTTATGGCTTTTCATCAAGGTCAATTTGGACCATGGAATTGGTATTTAATGCTCGGTGTAGCGCTTTTTCTAATCGCTTCAAGTATCGCAGCTATACTATCCTATTTTTCAAAAAAACCTAAAAACAAATGGATTTTGCCTAAAACACCTAAAAATTTCAACCCTTCTAGATTTGTCATAGGACTTATAATTCTTTTAGGGATATTATTTCCTTTATTTGGACTTTCAGTCCTATTAATACTGATTTTACAAAAAATCAAAGTAATTAGAAATTAA
- a CDS encoding type I phosphomannose isomerase catalytic subunit: MNIYPIKFEPILQEKIWGGSKLQSVLNKKCTSDTTGESWEISGVEGNISQVANGLYEGESLVSLLENHTSEFVGAANYERFGNEFPLLIKFLDAKTNLSVQVHPDDEMAQRDHNSYGKTEMWYIMDHEEEAEIILGLKDKNANTEILRDVTGDNVYDVFNKEKVTRGDAYFIPAGKIHAIGAGVLAAEIQQTSDITYRVYDWDREDKEGQKRDLHLDQSVAATREFYEECKKECKANSNTSSNVVACDYFTTNVLRVNKAYEKSYANLDSFVILMCVEGCASVTVNNKTEIVFKGETVLLPANTKEAFFFAKDAQFLEVYID; encoded by the coding sequence ATGAACATCTATCCTATAAAATTTGAGCCTATCCTTCAAGAAAAAATCTGGGGAGGATCTAAACTACAATCAGTACTTAACAAGAAATGTACTAGCGACACGACCGGTGAGAGCTGGGAAATATCTGGAGTAGAAGGAAATATATCACAGGTAGCAAATGGATTATACGAAGGAGAATCACTAGTTTCTCTTTTAGAAAACCACACAAGCGAGTTTGTAGGAGCTGCAAATTATGAACGATTTGGAAATGAGTTTCCTTTGCTTATAAAGTTTCTAGATGCAAAAACTAATCTCTCTGTACAAGTACACCCAGATGATGAGATGGCACAAAGGGATCATAACTCATACGGTAAAACCGAAATGTGGTACATCATGGATCACGAAGAAGAAGCAGAGATCATATTAGGCCTTAAAGATAAAAATGCAAATACAGAAATCTTACGTGATGTAACAGGAGATAACGTATATGATGTATTTAATAAAGAAAAAGTAACAAGAGGTGATGCATATTTTATCCCAGCAGGAAAGATTCATGCTATAGGAGCAGGAGTACTCGCAGCAGAGATACAGCAAACCTCAGATATCACATATAGAGTATATGACTGGGATCGCGAAGATAAAGAAGGTCAAAAAAGAGATTTACACCTTGACCAGTCTGTGGCTGCAACAAGAGAATTTTATGAGGAGTGTAAGAAAGAATGTAAAGCAAATAGTAATACCTCGTCAAATGTTGTTGCTTGTGATTACTTTACAACCAATGTATTGAGAGTTAACAAAGCCTATGAAAAGTCTTATGCAAATCTAGATTCTTTTGTAATACTTATGTGTGTAGAGGGTTGTGCCTCTGTAACCGTAAATAATAAGACAGAAATTGTATTTAAAGGTGAGACCGTTTTACTTCCAGCAAATACTAAAGAAGCTTTTTTCTTTGCAAAAGATGCTCAATTTCTAGAAGTATATATTGATTAA
- a CDS encoding dolichyl-phosphate beta-glucosyltransferase, protein MKTGIIIPCYNEEKRLNTNAFVSFIKENSDYHLCFVNDGSKDKTLEVLYSMKEQAPNAISIVDVKKNSGKATAVRAGARFLYSKSTISTIGFMDADLSTDFRDFKDLVKTLKTEGKLVVFGSRNALGSGTIERNFMRNMFSKFVKQFILLILGLPIRDTQCGAKVFTRSIVPVVYDNAFTSRWLFDVEIFLRLKSYLGKENTMNNIFEQPLMRWVHVDDSKLGMKDALQIPMNLTQIWMNYAFQSNTAASAIPTEFALDTMSQEFSIAA, encoded by the coding sequence ATGAAAACTGGAATAATCATCCCTTGCTACAACGAAGAAAAGAGACTTAACACAAACGCATTTGTGTCATTCATTAAAGAAAACAGCGATTATCATTTATGCTTTGTAAACGACGGAAGTAAAGATAAAACGCTAGAGGTTCTTTATAGTATGAAAGAACAAGCGCCTAATGCAATAAGCATTGTAGATGTAAAAAAGAACTCAGGAAAAGCAACAGCTGTAAGAGCAGGAGCTAGATTCTTATATAGCAAGTCTACTATCTCTACGATAGGATTTATGGATGCAGACCTCTCAACAGACTTCAGAGATTTTAAGGACCTCGTTAAAACTCTGAAGACTGAGGGAAAGCTCGTAGTATTCGGTTCTAGAAACGCTTTAGGAAGCGGTACGATAGAACGTAACTTTATGAGAAACATGTTTTCAAAATTTGTGAAGCAGTTTATCTTATTAATCTTAGGATTACCTATAAGAGACACGCAGTGTGGAGCAAAAGTATTTACAAGAAGTATCGTGCCTGTAGTATATGACAATGCTTTTACTAGCAGATGGTTATTTGATGTTGAGATCTTCTTACGTCTTAAGAGCTACCTAGGAAAAGAAAACACAATGAACAACATCTTTGAGCAACCACTTATGAGATGGGTACATGTAGATGATTCTAAGTTAGGAATGAAAGATGCTTTACAAATCCCAATGAATCTTACACAAATCTGGATGAACTATGCTTTTCAAAGCAACACAGCAGCCAGCGCAATCCCTACAGAATTTGCATTAGATACTATGTCTCAAGAATTTTCTATAGCAGCATAA